The window agatgttgtgtttcttgaagaccaattgtttgatgatggtgataatattgagaagccagaaacttctgtttatattccttggagtctggtccagttccttcacctgtagttcatgatgatcatgggggagatgaacaagaagattgtggtgagaataccagtgatgatacacctacagttgatgatgctgaaccaactgaacaagcacctccaccactagttgagattccattgagaagatcccctagagagcgacaaccatctaccagatatcctccacatgagtatgttatgcttactgacgggcgagagccaaaaacttaccaagaagctattctacatgagaataagaatgagtgggttaaagccatgcaagaagagatgagatctttgCTTGAGAacaacacctatgacttggtaaagttgcctaaagagaagaaagctctcaagaataagtgggtttacaaattgaagaccgaagacaatagctcacaacaaagatacaaggcacgactagttgtgaaagaaatcagtcagaagaaagatgttgactttgaagaaatattttctcaagTTGTGAAAATgttctctatccgagttgttcttggtttagctacccgcttgaatttagaagttgagcaacttgatgtaaaaacaacatttcttcatggtgatttggaagaagaaatttacatggaacaaccagaaggtttcgaagtcaaggaaaaagaaaatttagtttgtaagcttaagaaaagcttatatggacttaaacaggcacctagacagtggtacaagaagtttgatttctttatgatgagccaagggtatgatagaaccacatctaatcattgtgtgtttatgaaaaaattttcagatgatgattttattattttactgctatatgtggatgatatgttgattgttggtcatgatgttggaaaaattggaaagcttaaaagagagctaagtaaggattttgtcatgaaagacttaggatcggtgaaacaaatacttggcatgaagattcttcgtgataggaagaaaaggaagatttggctatctcaggagacttacattgaaaatgttcttgaaagattcaacatgagtaaagctaaagcagtttgttctccacttgcaggtcatttcaagcttaattcgaaacaatgtcctgcaagcgagaaagaaaaagaagaaatgtccaaagtgccttactcatctgaagTAGGCAGttcgatgtatgctatggtttgtactaggccagatatagctcatgcagttggagtagtcagtcgatttctctctaatcttggaaaggaacattgggctgcagtgaaatggatattaagatatctaagaggtacttccaggttgtgtttatgttttggcagtgatgaatctgtgttagaaggttacacagatgcagacatggcaggtgatactgattctaggaaatccacttcgggattcttgatgacatttgcaggaggagcaatcttttggcagtctaagttacataagtttgttgctctatcaaccatagaagcagaatacatagcaattactgaagcctgcaaggaagctttatagatgaaaaagtttctacaggaattgggcttaaaacaggaaggatatactgtttactgtgacagtcagagcgccattcacctctccaaaaattcaacataccattctagatccaagcatattgatataagatatcactggattcttgatgtgcttgagttgaaagaattacagttgaaaaaagtgcataccagtgagaatggttcagatatgttgacaaagtctttgcctaaggagaagcttgaagcatgtatgcgaagagcgggcttggtacagcccaccatatgaactGGAGAggaagaattgttgggtccagcccatatgtaggcttggacaattgggcttattgagcccaaatcaataattgaatgtagaaattaaaaagagagagatagGGTTTAGTGAACGTGTGCGTGCAGCGGTTGTGTGTGCAGTTGAGCGTGCAGCGTGCAAGCGACGGCGCACAtacagaaaagaagagagagagagaaatagagagagaaagtaaggttttagagatttctgcttgacgatcggtggtaaaacgttgtcagttttggcccaaattttatgtgaaaaatccttatagcaaactctacaatcctaatggtgttgatctacagtttaccctctctaaggtaccttactgctatatccactttgtgagacctaaatttcccttacgaggagatccatctatgtgatgaagatatctaTTCCTAGGCTAAGatgtatgatcttgatgttattatgatcctctgattattctaggGAAGACCGATTTTaaatctgttatcattactattgatagtggaagtttgaggtggactacggtccgtgattgatttttgctctattgtttatgctgtgctgattgatatttttatttggatatcaagttgatatttggaTGAGGAAccgattttgatacacaaagagggaaaagaatattccgtttTAACATGTTTTTCCCAACAGAACCGAGTAAATATTTGGACTCTTTATAGCAAATATACCAAATCAAATCTCATCGTCGCCACTTACAtttgcaaagaaaaagaaaaaacactgtGACAATGGCTGTATGAATGAGAAAGTATTGGTACAAGAGTTATGGGTTTGTATTTGAATACAAGGTACATTAGCTTGTAGTGGCCCTAGAGAACTCAATCCTTTATGCTCACACGATTCGTTCCCCAacttttcttttccataaaatCATGACATGCATTTTGGCTAAGGACAGGGTTCGTAAACTTGAGAGATCTATTCAACATATAAGTTATATATAAATTGAATGGACAAAATCTTGTCGAGGATGGTTCAAACTAAATTGTGATGGTTCGTTTAATGGAATAGATGGCGGTTTAGGATATGTTTTGCATGATTTGCTcgccatattatctttattggtggtaggtaaatataataaaaaggcaTTACGTCATATGAAGCGTAGTGGTGATCCAGGAGGGTAGGGTTTGAAAGCGGCTTCACGAAATGATGATATTTGGCGTATCGTCATAAAATCGAATTTTGAATTCATCGTACAAATTCAATGCAACTTCATCGTACCATGGATACTTCACAGTCCGGTCACTGACATTAAATATTTGTTACATAATTTCGAGGACTACAAGTTTATACATGTAATCAGGTGGCTATTCGGTTGGCCAATCACTCTGGAGTAATAAAATCTTCCTCATTTTAAAAGAAGGGAGTGACCCATGGAATATTTTGTGCTCGTTGATTGGATATCCGAGAATAAATAAGTATTAGACATtctgaaaaattattattattttttatttggacAAAAAAAAGACTTACATtacccaaatcaaatcatcagGCATATCACAAGAACGGCTTCCACGATGATATATTGTTCATATTTACGcgaaatgacataggaatgcaacCACCGATTGGATTCAACTATCATCATGTCGTCAATTAGCGTACAATAACCTGTGGACCCGTAACATATTTCTTGTTTTATTCAAAGAAacacaacgacgacgacgacgacaatttCTGCCACTTATTTATCGCCCCAACCAAGCAGATACATTGCAGCAGCCTAAGACACAGACACCATGGCGTGACGTGTGTTTAATTTGGTATAGTGCAGTAAACTCCGATTGCCTCGATGGCATCGATGGTAGAACCTTCACGTCCGAAGAAGCCTAGAATCTTACCCTCATCCTCTAGATTTAGGGAGAAATGACTGCCAATCGAATTGCCGGCGCTCACAGAATTGCCCTTGTTGGTCTCAAGGGTAAGTTGTGTTATGAAAACGTCTGTCGTCCACATCGTCTTGAAATATCCAGAGATGAAAGTGAAGTATTCGTCCTCCTCTAGAGTAATCTATACAAGCAATCAAAGATGTAGTTAGACATAAACCACCAAAAAATAGTTAGGGAATTCGCTAGTATCCTAGGAATAATTAATTGTAACCTTTGATCAATAAATACTAAATGCATGTTTTCAGCTTTGACAGTACCTCTTTGTACTGGGGTGCATCACCTCCGACGTGGATGGTCTTCTTCTTGCCGTCGACGGTGAAGGTGAAGTCAAACGCGAATACGGCATcgttgtaatgaattttgacgttGCTAATGTGATCCGCCTGTCTCATATTCCAGGTTTTGCCGCCGTTGCCACCCCATGGTCCTTGCTGGAGCACGCCCGCCTGCAACCGCACCGGCCGCCAGCAACGAAACCACCACCAAATTAGTACCATATATAGCAACAAAAGATATATATACAGGCAGGCATGCAAGCATGGCCTGCCCCAAATTAACACACAAGAAAATCTATGAAGATTGCAAGAAATGGAATCAAGCATCGCACCATTATCCGACTTGTATGAACTACTTCTGCGGAAGATATTAGTATGTAATGCAGGTATGAATGCGcttgaagaagaagagcaacgaGTGGGGGTACTTATAGCCCTGCAGCCCTGAGTTTGGATAAGTATGAGGAGGCAGTGGCCCTTTTGCTTCGATGCCTGCCAACAGATCTCGCGCGTAGGTAAGCAAACAAACGTGAGTTTGGTGCGCGAGAACTGATGGATACACACATTAATGCGCCTTCCCTCCCGCAGTACATCAAGACATAATCTAAAATGAGATCCTTCCTTCTCCCATGCATGAAACGTGAAACATGTTGTGTAGCAAAGATTACGTCTTCCCCTATATGAAACGTGAAACATGCGGAAACAAGTTACGAGGACTGCGAAGAGAGCCGGTGCATCGTACAGACAACCTTATCTCTTTCCATTGCCTGAGAGGGCGACCTCGAACCTCCACATGCTGCGCATCTCGAGCCTCAAACCTCGACTTCTCCTTGCCGTTTTGCATATGGACATGGCACTTCCGAAAACAATGGAGACTCCGCGTCCCACAGATCGAGATGAGCAGATTATGTCATGCGAGGTAGGATTCGGTAACATGGTTGGATATACTAATTTTACATTACATGAGATATGCATGCATATCCGACCAACTTACTTTCTCACAGTACAGTTTGGATGGGAATTCAACTTCGAAACTTAATCTTCCAAGCTGACCATGTGGCGTCCTTACAATGCGGCGATTAAATATAGACCGAGCaattttctattttctattttttctgaGACTCGTGATATAATAATTTAATGGTTGATATTGAAGGTGTATCCTATCAAAACATAGATGAACCACTAAAGATatgtataatttattaaaaaatagatattaatGTGTTATGTAACCAATAGCGAGCTGGGAAAAGCTTGTGAACGTACACGGGAGGAGCACAAATTCTTCATCTCATTAACGACTCTTTTCCAACATATTCATTTGAAACATCACATTATCATCATCCTATTCCTATCCCgaaaaattatcatatatgaTGGGGAAGAAGTAAACTTATATCTGATAGAAGATATGAGAGAGGTACACGTGGAATAACATCCTTGCTTCCTTATATCCTCAATCGATCTATGATTTGAGGATAAATCATGAATTTGCGTAACTGATCTCATTACGTGATTTGAGCATTTGATCGACGGAAATCTCTTCCTCAATcacctcaatgaataaaattcatcCCTTTCACAATATATTACTCTATTCTACGTGGTATCAGAGTACCTGTTGTCTTGAGCAAAACATTGACCTTCCTCATCGTCTGGCGACTGGAATCCCGCTTCTCTACTGTTTTGCCACTACCGATTTTCTCTTCTGCTCGGCGATCCATCTCCTAAGCCCGATCTCTCACAATCTATCGATTTCACTATTCTgttttgatggggatataaacaggaataacctttgtataggaacaaatactagaagaccaaaatacgcaacgGAATAaattggaaacacaatcaaacagaacaccacgatatatgtggaaaaccccttcaatatgaagggtaaaaaccacggggcaaactagagataatccactatgagaataatgaatatacaaatctcaatctcttgcccaaaaccctagcaacaaccacaagagaataactgggatacaaggatcacgtcactttccacaatatctaaaacctccccaagtaatcacagcaagagtctactgtagatttgatctaacctgagatgagaacactgctagatgattgtgaacagtctctctgcattgtccttgtcttcttccctttctttctcttccttttctaccttgttctccttcttctctttggaatctcgtggctataaagatctgcctcgttgctgcctttttatagctttaatctgcctctaaaacgcagccaccacacccccctaatcttaattagggttaggttaagagggggtgtgggctgtaggCTGATAAAGCCCTCATGGGCTGAATAtgagccatcagcccaacaacctcccccttcagcccataaggtaggctgtcccatgactcctcattgtgaagccatgctgaccaactgtcggcatatctcctatctttcttttggtaaggtcttcgtcaacatgtctgcttcgttgtcatttgtatgaattttctgaagctgcaactgcttctcttcaaatacatttcgaatccagtggtatctgacatctatatgctttgacttggaatgaacattgggttcttacacaaatggatagcactctggctgtcacaatgcaccacataatttttctatttcagccccaattcttgtaagaattctttcatctataacatttctttgcatacctctgtaccagcaatatattctgcttctggggtggagagagcaatacacctttgtaacctggattgccatgacacagctccccctgcaaaagtaagtacataaccagaagtagacttcctcgtatctatatctcttgccatatctgcttctgtgtaacctgttaacacaggtga of the Musa acuminata AAA Group cultivar baxijiao chromosome BXJ2-10, Cavendish_Baxijiao_AAA, whole genome shotgun sequence genome contains:
- the LOC135625693 gene encoding salt stress-induced protein-like, whose protein sequence is MVLIWWWFRCWRPVRLQAGVLQQGPWGGNGGKTWNMRQADHISNVKIHYNDAVFAFDFTFTVDGKKKTIHVGGDAPQYKEITLEEDEYFTFISGYFKTMWTTDVFITQLTLETNKGNSVSAGNSIGSHFSLNLEDEGKILGFFGREGSTIDAIEAIGVYCTIPN